A stretch of the Planktothricoides raciborskii GIHE-MW2 genome encodes the following:
- a CDS encoding 50S ribosomal protein L25/general stress protein Ctc: protein MELTLECQKRPEGSKTKALRRDGLIPAALYGHNGAESISLTVNAKAAELLLKSASVNNTLVNLTIPELSWNGKTLLREVQSHPCRPLVYHLSFFAISAQDSVEVTIPLAFVGESPGVKLNGGLLDPVLTELEVKCAPDSIPEKIEVDISSLQVGSALHISELVLPAGVTPLITDGNQVVVTVLGSQGGYEGDGGAN from the coding sequence ATGGAACTTACACTTGAATGTCAAAAACGCCCTGAAGGCAGCAAAACCAAAGCCCTGCGTCGTGATGGATTAATTCCTGCCGCCCTCTACGGTCACAACGGGGCAGAATCGATTTCCCTCACCGTTAATGCTAAAGCCGCCGAACTGTTGCTCAAAAGTGCTTCAGTCAATAACACTTTGGTAAATTTAACCATTCCTGAACTCTCTTGGAATGGTAAAACCCTGTTGCGGGAAGTTCAAAGTCATCCTTGCAGACCTTTAGTCTATCACCTCAGCTTTTTTGCGATTTCCGCACAAGACAGCGTGGAAGTCACTATTCCCCTAGCATTCGTCGGTGAATCTCCTGGAGTGAAGTTGAATGGTGGTTTACTAGACCCAGTCCTGACTGAACTAGAAGTCAAATGCGCTCCCGATAGCATCCCGGAAAAAATTGAAGTGGATATTTCTAGTCTGCAAGTGGGCAGTGCCCTGCATATCAGTGAACTGGTTCTGCCTGCCGGTGTCACCCCGTTGATTACCGATGGCAATCAAGTGGTCGTGACGGTCTTAGGTAGTCAAGGTGGATATGAGGGAGACGGAGGAGCCAATTAG
- a CDS encoding AAA family ATPase has protein sequence MTDTNLPPVIQQMLQPEFYPHPVPEPVKLIQTHVSFVLLAGAYAYKLKKPVNFGFLDFSTLAKRQHFCGEELRMNRRSAPDIYLEVLPITQTGDKYQLGGHGEPVEYTLKMRQFPQDALLINLFEAGKLNQTEMQELGKVVADFHRQTATNDYILKFGEVAQIRQAFDENYAQSEKYIGGPQTQAQFDQTKAYTDSFFGEKAALFQERIAQEKIRECHGDLHLKNIAIIDEKNVLFDCIEFNEPFRFVDTMYDVAFAVMDIEARGRKDLANVFLNTYIEQTADWAGLQLLPLYLSRQAYVRAKVTSFLLDDPGVPADQKAQAEKAAAEYYKLAWEYTQPGEGRLFLMSGVSGSGKSTTARILAEKIGAIHLRSDAVRKHLAGIGLNERGGNEIYSPEMTQKTYQRLLELGIMLTKSGFPVILDAKYDRIQLRSEAIAAAKAQSLPVTILHCTAPEAVLRHWLSQRSGDISDATADLLASQLAATEPFTEAEQPLVKTIDTTQDVAAQLATIV, from the coding sequence ATGACTGATACCAATCTTCCCCCAGTTATTCAACAAATGTTACAGCCAGAGTTCTATCCCCATCCGGTGCCAGAACCTGTGAAATTAATCCAAACCCATGTTTCTTTTGTACTGTTGGCTGGGGCTTATGCATACAAACTAAAAAAACCCGTCAATTTTGGCTTTTTGGATTTCTCAACTTTGGCAAAACGCCAGCATTTTTGTGGGGAAGAATTGCGGATGAACCGACGCAGTGCGCCGGACATTTATCTAGAAGTATTGCCCATTACCCAAACCGGGGATAAATATCAACTAGGCGGTCATGGCGAACCAGTGGAATATACCTTAAAAATGCGCCAATTTCCCCAAGATGCTCTGCTGATTAACCTGTTTGAAGCCGGAAAGCTGAATCAAACGGAAATGCAAGAGTTGGGCAAAGTAGTGGCTGATTTCCACCGCCAAACCGCTACCAACGATTACATTCTCAAATTTGGGGAAGTAGCGCAAATTCGTCAGGCTTTTGACGAAAATTATGCCCAGAGTGAGAAATATATTGGCGGGCCACAAACCCAAGCACAGTTTGACCAAACCAAAGCCTATACCGATAGCTTTTTTGGCGAAAAAGCTGCCCTATTTCAAGAGCGGATTGCCCAGGAAAAAATCCGGGAATGCCACGGAGATTTACACCTGAAAAATATTGCCATCATTGATGAAAAAAACGTCCTGTTTGACTGTATTGAATTTAACGAGCCATTCCGCTTTGTCGATACGATGTATGATGTGGCTTTTGCGGTGATGGACATTGAAGCCCGGGGACGAAAAGATTTAGCCAATGTGTTTTTAAACACCTATATTGAGCAAACCGCTGATTGGGCAGGATTGCAATTATTGCCTTTATATTTAAGTCGCCAAGCTTATGTCCGCGCTAAAGTCACGTCTTTCTTGTTAGATGACCCAGGGGTTCCCGCTGACCAAAAAGCTCAGGCAGAAAAAGCAGCGGCAGAGTATTATAAATTGGCTTGGGAATATACTCAGCCCGGTGAAGGTCGGTTATTTTTAATGTCTGGAGTATCCGGGTCTGGAAAATCAACGACGGCTCGCATTTTAGCGGAAAAAATTGGGGCGATTCACTTACGTTCTGATGCGGTGCGTAAACATTTGGCGGGTATTGGTTTAAATGAACGGGGTGGTAATGAAATTTATTCTCCGGAAATGACCCAGAAAACTTATCAACGTTTGTTAGAATTGGGCATTATGCTGACAAAATCTGGGTTTCCGGTGATTTTAGATGCGAAATACGATCGCATTCAGTTACGCTCAGAGGCGATCGCCGCCGCAAAAGCCCAGAGCTTGCCCGTCACCATTCTGCATTGCACCGCACCGGAAGCGGTATTGCGTCACTGGCTCAGTCAACGCAGTGGAGATATTTCTGACGCCACCGCTGATTTACTTGCCAGTCAACTAGCCGCAACCGAACCATTTACTGAGGCGGAACAGCCATTGGTGAAAACGATTGATACCACCCAAGATGTGGCGGCACAATTGGCAACCATTGTGTAA
- a CDS encoding pentapeptide repeat-containing protein, whose amino-acid sequence MERNEILDLYASGQRDFTGADLSGLDLSRCHLPGIIWTSANLKGTNLSRAHLTGANLSQANLYWANLNFVKMDKSKLPDANLAKATMTGANFAKAKLPRANLTGTNMVGANFFQANLRSANFGCANLEWINLRGANLSGANFSWANLSFARLSGAMLYGAVFHGINLEEAYLNGVDLTGSNLVAVNLKGAKMNGIKLEGANLIAANLTEAQLRGANLSGADLTEAKLVLTWLDHANLNWTCLRRTDFKCADLSNATLIGANISEANFTDTILPEKTKRYFCLTSNHQELNQEFESFIDAKIDSQATTLRVTVI is encoded by the coding sequence ATGGAACGCAATGAAATTCTCGATTTATACGCCAGCGGTCAGAGAGATTTCACCGGGGCTGACCTCAGTGGACTAGACCTCAGTCGCTGTCATTTACCGGGCATTATCTGGACTAGCGCCAACCTGAAAGGCACCAATTTGAGTCGGGCGCACCTGACAGGAGCGAACTTAAGTCAAGCCAACTTATACTGGGCGAATCTTAATTTCGTCAAGATGGACAAAAGCAAGCTCCCAGATGCTAATTTAGCCAAAGCCACCATGACCGGCGCCAATTTTGCCAAAGCCAAACTTCCTAGAGCCAACTTAACTGGCACCAATATGGTCGGGGCGAATTTCTTCCAAGCCAACCTGCGTAGTGCCAACTTTGGTTGTGCCAATTTGGAATGGATTAACTTGCGTGGCGCTAACCTGAGTGGGGCAAATTTTAGCTGGGCGAATCTGTCATTTGCCAGACTTAGCGGCGCCATGTTATATGGCGCCGTTTTTCATGGGATTAACCTGGAAGAAGCTTATTTAAATGGAGTGGATCTGACGGGTTCCAATTTAGTCGCCGTTAATCTCAAAGGGGCGAAAATGAATGGGATTAAATTAGAGGGAGCAAATTTAATCGCAGCGAATCTCACTGAAGCCCAACTGCGAGGAGCGAATTTATCTGGAGCCGATCTCACCGAAGCCAAATTAGTTCTCACATGGCTGGATCACGCCAATCTCAATTGGACTTGTTTGCGGCGCACGGATTTTAAATGTGCGGATCTGAGCAATGCCACTTTAATTGGGGCAAATATATCCGAGGCAAATTTTACGGATACGATTTTACCGGAAAAGACGAAACGCTATTTCTGCTTAACCAGTAACCATCAAGAATTGAACCAAGAGTTTGAATCGTTCATTGATGCTAAAATTGATTCTCAAGCAACAACTTTGAGAGTTACAGTAATTTAA
- a CDS encoding GGDEF domain-containing response regulator — translation MNKILVIEDEEIVRSNIVEILESGDFEAIGAENGRRGIEIAVKNLPNLIICDVTMPELDGYGVLKLLRQNSSTKTIPFIFLTARADKTDIRTGMNLGADDYLTKPFRRTELLTAVTARLAKHQAMTERYHDQLEVAQKELIHSLYYDRLTNLPNQLLLREKFDESLLQKGSGQPPSILVMAIDRFYRIVESLGYASGDRLIQNVAHRLITCVDFGDTVARLNTDQFAIILASENQQSLELTEQASQVAQRIIERLSKPITLDQHKISLSASIGIALSPKDGEDIDELMQHAEAALSYAKQLGGNQFQFYSPNIQAVSVELLNLETNLRYALERSQFQIYYQPQVDLTSGRIIGAEALLRWMLPEQGLISPGQFIPLAEQNGLIVPIGEWVLQTACQQVKTWQDRGLPPLRIAVNLSVRQFNQPDLTEKIVNILTDTKLEPQYLELELTESMLVDNIKLATTHLKKLKALGISISLDDFGTGYSSLGYLQNFNLDILKIDRCFVTDINTNEKNATITKAIISMAHGLNLHVIAEGVETEAELEFLREQKCNTIQGYFFSPPVPGDKLEEMLKNGTKLKLPSRVE, via the coding sequence ATGAACAAAATTTTAGTCATCGAAGACGAAGAAATCGTTCGGTCTAATATTGTGGAAATTTTAGAATCTGGTGATTTTGAAGCCATTGGCGCGGAAAATGGTCGCCGAGGTATTGAAATCGCCGTGAAGAATCTACCGAATTTGATTATTTGTGACGTAACAATGCCAGAACTGGATGGATATGGCGTACTGAAGCTATTGCGGCAAAATTCTTCCACCAAAACGATTCCATTTATTTTTTTGACGGCCAGGGCAGACAAAACGGATATTCGCACCGGGATGAATTTGGGGGCTGATGATTACTTGACCAAGCCCTTTCGCCGCACCGAACTGCTCACCGCTGTCACCGCACGATTGGCCAAACACCAGGCGATGACTGAACGTTACCACGATCAACTCGAAGTGGCGCAAAAGGAATTGATTCATTCTCTCTATTATGATCGGTTGACCAACTTGCCCAATCAACTGCTATTGCGAGAAAAGTTTGATGAAAGTCTGCTCCAAAAAGGTTCAGGTCAACCGCCGTCGATTTTAGTGATGGCGATCGATCGCTTTTACCGGATTGTGGAATCCTTGGGATATGCTTCGGGCGATCGGCTAATTCAAAATGTTGCCCACCGCTTAATTACCTGTGTTGATTTTGGCGATACCGTAGCCCGACTAAATACCGATCAATTTGCGATTATTTTAGCTTCAGAAAACCAACAATCTCTCGAACTTACCGAGCAAGCATCACAAGTTGCCCAAAGGATTATCGAACGTCTGTCAAAACCGATTACATTGGATCAACACAAAATTTCTCTGTCCGCCAGTATTGGGATTGCTTTGTCACCCAAAGATGGCGAAGATATTGACGAACTAATGCAACACGCGGAGGCGGCGCTTTCTTATGCCAAGCAACTCGGGGGCAATCAATTTCAATTTTATTCCCCAAATATCCAGGCGGTTTCGGTGGAATTGTTGAATCTAGAAACGAATTTAAGGTATGCCTTAGAACGTTCTCAATTTCAGATATATTACCAACCGCAAGTAGACTTAACCTCTGGGCGGATTATTGGGGCTGAAGCTTTGCTGCGCTGGATGCTTCCAGAACAAGGATTGATTTCTCCTGGACAATTTATTCCTTTGGCAGAACAAAATGGCTTGATTGTGCCGATCGGCGAATGGGTGCTGCAAACCGCTTGTCAACAAGTGAAGACCTGGCAAGATCGGGGCTTACCGCCGCTCCGCATTGCCGTTAATTTATCGGTTCGGCAATTCAATCAACCGGATTTGACTGAGAAAATTGTCAATATTTTGACAGACACTAAGTTAGAACCCCAGTATTTAGAGTTAGAACTGACGGAAAGTATGCTAGTGGATAATATTAAACTTGCCACCACTCATTTGAAAAAGTTAAAAGCTTTGGGAATTAGCATTTCCCTGGATGATTTTGGCACGGGTTATTCTTCTTTAGGTTATTTGCAGAACTTTAATTTAGATATTTTAAAAATAGATCGTTGTTTTGTCACTGATATTAATACCAATGAAAAAAATGCGACAATTACTAAGGCCATTATTTCTATGGCTCATGGACTGAACTTGCACGTGATTGCCGAAGGGGTGGAGACTGAAGCCGAACTAGAGTTTCTCAGAGAACAAAAATGTAACACAATTCAAGGTTATTTCTTTAGCCCCCCTGTGCCAGGAGATAAGTTGGAAGAAATGCTCAAAAACGGAACCAAGTTAAAATTACCTTCACGAGTTGAATGA
- a CDS encoding response regulator — MKKILVIEDEKPVLTNIIEILESGGFRAIGAENGEIGVQLATQEIPDLIICDIMMPVLDGYGVLTKLRSQPLTEIIPFIFLTAKADKGDLRQGMNLGADDYISKPFRRKELLEAVNIRLEKQAAVMQKYISQFQRAEGLLSKMQDLQQLSETKEGLLMKLISDLRDPLSKINLAIKMLKNTPPGASRDRYLEILQEEFDKEIALLNQVSDVQELLTLDNVKLLRQFNLIEAKSIMKSDKKLY; from the coding sequence ATGAAAAAAATTTTAGTGATTGAAGATGAAAAACCCGTCTTAACCAACATCATAGAAATTCTGGAATCAGGAGGTTTTAGGGCAATTGGCGCCGAAAATGGTGAGATAGGCGTTCAGTTGGCTACTCAAGAAATCCCCGATTTGATCATTTGTGACATTATGATGCCGGTTTTAGATGGATACGGAGTGCTGACTAAACTGCGTTCTCAGCCCTTAACCGAAATTATTCCGTTTATTTTTCTCACGGCTAAAGCAGATAAAGGGGATCTGCGTCAAGGGATGAATTTGGGAGCAGATGACTATATCTCTAAGCCGTTTCGCCGCAAAGAGTTGCTGGAAGCGGTGAACATCCGGCTGGAAAAACAAGCGGCAGTGATGCAAAAGTATATATCCCAGTTTCAAAGGGCGGAAGGATTACTGTCAAAAATGCAGGATCTCCAGCAACTCAGTGAAACCAAAGAGGGATTGCTGATGAAGTTAATCAGCGATTTACGGGATCCTCTATCCAAGATTAATTTGGCAATTAAGATGCTAAAAAATACCCCCCCAGGAGCATCACGCGATCGCTATTTAGAAATATTGCAAGAAGAGTTTGACAAAGAAATTGCCTTATTAAATCAAGTCTCTGATGTCCAAGAACTCTTGACCTTAGATAACGTCAAGTTGTTACGGCAATTTAACCTGATTGAAGCCAAATCCATTATGAAATCGGATAAAAAATTATATTAG
- a CDS encoding filamentous hemagglutinin N-terminal domain-containing protein gives MFLTLRLDRQQVKCFYQCPIDRICLIILQLSLLDNLAIAQVIPDNTLPNNSQVIQNGDIFTINGGTTARQNIFHSFQEFSVSTETEAYFNNPETINNIITRITGANLSHIDGLIRANGNANLFLINPNGISFCPNAQLEIGGSCIASTADQLLFNDVSGFLVPKTQKHHHC, from the coding sequence ATGTTCTTAACTCTCAGACTCGATCGCCAACAAGTTAAGTGTTTCTATCAATGCCCAATTGATCGCATTTGTTTGATTATCCTGCAATTGAGCCTGCTCGACAATTTGGCGATCGCGCAAGTTATCCCAGATAATACGCTACCGAATAATTCCCAGGTGATTCAAAATGGCGACATATTCACCATTAACGGTGGCACCACGGCGAGGCAAAACATATTTCATAGCTTCCAAGAATTTTCTGTATCCACGGAAACCGAAGCCTATTTTAACAACCCAGAGACTATCAATAATATTATCACCCGAATTACCGGGGCAAATCTTTCTCACATTGACGGATTAATTCGGGCTAATGGCAATGCTAACTTATTTTTAATCAATCCCAACGGCATATCCTTCTGCCCCAATGCCCAATTAGAAATTGGCGGCTCATGTATTGCCAGTACCGCTGACCAACTATTATTTAATGATGTTTCTGGGTTTTTAGTGCCAAAAACCCAGAAACATCATCATTGCTAA